In the genome of Vibrio sp. NTOU-M3, one region contains:
- a CDS encoding ImpA family type VI secretion system protein — MIDVEGLLSPISEQAPCGAYLKLDRTTYRSLRNAYNTAQSSFRQLVETPDASKNEDLLEANYNNWQALNNTTYETLRQSTKDLEILGWYIASQLFTDAPFLHLSQSLDVLKQYVELYWPTLNPMPPREKLKATDDESAAREWAEFRIKPLLQLVGESDDSTAIYVPLQLTLLISTITYGDFLLAERDGSLAVLKESSQKAFNEQELQDTLQNLAQSLESLTTTETLIAAKCKEVGASTVSFKFIKSNLVNLLKAIEYLVRDISAHWPLDSNYQLITETESDNQTSTNNIVPDPVAQTESTTPLQAQISTTTQDVIHTATNGMDLSNSAQQTVTSSAISNRDQAFGELRKLAEFFKQTEPHSPISFLLERAIRWGYMSLPELLEEMIGNEKHVLSYINQLTGMDNLDQTDLSDKQVPIPVPTAVSAPPVENQPKQTESPITSPITETTQSSGSIQDFEW; from the coding sequence ATGATTGATGTTGAAGGTTTGCTCTCTCCTATCTCTGAGCAAGCACCTTGTGGTGCATATTTAAAGCTAGACCGAACGACATATCGTAGTTTAAGGAATGCCTATAACACTGCCCAGTCATCCTTTAGGCAGCTGGTAGAAACACCAGATGCTTCAAAGAATGAGGATCTACTAGAAGCCAATTACAATAACTGGCAGGCACTCAATAACACGACATATGAAACGCTTCGCCAGTCAACCAAAGACTTAGAAATCCTTGGATGGTATATAGCAAGCCAGCTTTTTACCGATGCACCCTTTTTGCATTTAAGCCAGTCTTTAGATGTGCTCAAGCAATACGTTGAATTATACTGGCCAACACTCAACCCTATGCCCCCAAGAGAAAAACTCAAAGCAACTGATGATGAGTCTGCGGCAAGAGAATGGGCGGAGTTTAGGATAAAACCGCTGCTACAATTGGTCGGTGAAAGCGATGATAGCACTGCCATTTACGTCCCATTGCAACTCACCCTGCTAATCAGCACTATTACATACGGAGATTTTCTCCTAGCTGAGCGTGATGGCTCACTAGCGGTATTGAAAGAGAGCAGTCAGAAAGCTTTTAACGAGCAAGAGCTTCAAGATACGTTACAGAATCTCGCCCAATCTCTTGAATCACTAACAACAACCGAAACTCTAATTGCAGCAAAATGCAAAGAAGTTGGCGCTTCCACCGTAAGTTTCAAGTTCATTAAATCCAATTTAGTTAACTTGCTAAAAGCCATTGAATACCTAGTACGCGATATAAGCGCTCACTGGCCCCTCGATAGCAATTATCAATTGATCACAGAAACAGAATCAGATAATCAAACATCAACAAATAATATCGTACCCGATCCTGTAGCCCAAACTGAGTCGACTACCCCACTTCAAGCACAGATAAGCACCACAACGCAGGACGTAATACATACGGCAACAAATGGTATGGATTTATCGAATTCAGCGCAACAAACAGTCACAAGTTCTGCCATTTCCAATCGAGATCAGGCATTTGGAGAGTTACGTAAACTCGCAGAGTTTTTTAAACAAACGGAACCACATAGCCCTATTTCTTTTCTTCTGGAAAGAGCCATTCGTTGGGGATACATGAGTCTTCCTGAGCTGTTAGAAGAAATGATCGGCAATGAAAAGCATGTTCTAAGTTATATCAACCAATTAACGGGAATGGATAACTTAGACCAAACCGATTTAAGTGACAAACAAGTCCCAATTCCTGTTCCAACGGCAGTTTCTGCTCCCCCGGTTGAAAATCAGCCTAAACAAACAGAATCACCGATAACTTCACCCATAACAGAAACCACTCAATCATCTGGCAGTATTCAAGATTTCGAGTGGTAA